A window of Candidatus Pantoea floridensis contains these coding sequences:
- a CDS encoding ester cyclase, whose amino-acid sequence MSEQNKAVVRRFNQQVIAEGDRQAFDRLVAAHFVNRSAPAGAPNDRESLWHTFDRILRPALSNLQVNIEEQIAERDWVTTRKSIGGVHSGSLMGIAPTGLAVTIAVIDMVRIENGQYVEHWGMNTLAAVINHLRSASPSV is encoded by the coding sequence ATGTCTGAACAGAACAAAGCCGTTGTGCGTCGCTTTAACCAACAAGTGATCGCCGAGGGGGATCGTCAGGCCTTTGATCGGCTCGTCGCCGCACACTTCGTTAACCGCTCAGCACCCGCGGGCGCACCCAACGATCGCGAAAGTTTGTGGCACACCTTCGATCGGATCCTGCGCCCCGCGCTCTCCAATTTACAGGTGAATATTGAGGAGCAAATCGCCGAGCGCGATTGGGTCACTACGCGCAAAAGCATTGGCGGCGTTCACAGCGGATCGCTGATGGGCATTGCGCCCACCGGTTTAGCCGTGACGATCGCCGTGATCGATATGGTACGCATTGAAAACGGACAATACGTTGAACATTGGGGGATGAACACGCTGGCGGCGGTGATCAATCACCTGCGTAGCGCCAGCCCGTCGGTTTAA
- a CDS encoding sensor domain-containing diguanylate cyclase, translating into MSEEALRQQIQILKKHNARLKRIAHDARNKLSAALDGTGLCLWQLDIPSGKLVIFNRRWGAMLGFQPKETKAQFDVWRECLHPDDADDVLKAFYDHIEGRAPYYEALHRMLGKNDNIKWVLDRGRVTEWDDQGNPIKVTGTHIDMTKEKEYEAQLSSLAHHDPLTGLTNRHALPSHFNQMKAKGPLCVAFVDLDNFKHVNDTLGHRSGDEVLIQLSQRISAVVLPNVVIGRLGGDEFVLLIPFLIDYPKVRIMLQAVLDAALLPFDVDNGHAQIGASIGIAQVQELDRFEDALTRADEAMYQIKKNGKQGFGLAG; encoded by the coding sequence ATGTCAGAAGAAGCGCTGCGTCAGCAGATCCAGATCCTGAAAAAGCACAATGCGCGCTTAAAGCGTATAGCGCATGACGCGCGTAATAAGTTAAGTGCTGCGCTGGATGGTACCGGGCTTTGCTTGTGGCAGCTGGATATTCCGAGCGGTAAGTTAGTGATTTTCAACCGCCGCTGGGGCGCCATGCTCGGTTTTCAGCCAAAAGAAACCAAAGCCCAGTTTGATGTGTGGCGTGAATGCCTGCATCCCGACGATGCCGACGACGTGCTGAAAGCCTTTTACGATCATATTGAGGGCCGCGCGCCTTACTACGAAGCGCTGCATCGCATGCTCGGTAAGAACGACAACATCAAGTGGGTGCTGGATCGCGGGCGCGTGACCGAATGGGATGATCAAGGTAATCCTATCAAGGTGACCGGTACGCACATTGATATGACCAAAGAGAAAGAGTACGAAGCGCAGCTCTCCTCGCTGGCGCATCACGATCCGCTTACTGGCCTTACCAATCGCCATGCGCTGCCCAGCCATTTTAATCAGATGAAAGCAAAGGGGCCGCTGTGCGTGGCGTTTGTCGATCTGGATAATTTTAAGCACGTCAACGATACGCTGGGTCATCGCAGCGGCGATGAAGTGTTAATTCAGCTCAGCCAGCGCATCAGCGCCGTGGTGCTGCCCAACGTGGTGATTGGACGCTTGGGCGGCGATGAGTTTGTGCTACTGATCCCTTTCCTTATCGATTATCCCAAAGTGCGCATTATGCTGCAGGCGGTGCTGGATGCCGCGCTACTGCCGTTTGATGTTGATAACGGGCATGCACAAATTGGCGCATCAATAGGCATCGCCCAGGTACAGGAGCTCGACCGTTTTGAGGATGCGCTAACCCGCGCCGACGAAGCGATGTATCAGATTAAGAAAAACGGCAAGCAAGGATTTGGCTTAGCGGGTTAA
- a CDS encoding DHA2 family efflux MFS transporter permease subunit, which produces MSSVAAPLVAPAQMPVSKKIVAFATLCIGMFIALLDIQIVSASLRDIGGGLSAGDDETVWVQTSYLIAEIIIIPLSGWLASVMSTRWLFATSACGFTIMSLLCGWAWNIQSMIAFRALQGLAGGSMIPLVFTSAFAFFQGKQRVIAAATVGALASLAPTLGPTVGGWITDNYSWHWLFFINIIPGIYITVAVPLLVKIDAPNRELLRGADYFSIVLLAASLGCLEYTLEEGPRWGWFDDSTIATTGWIALVCGVFFIVRTLHHARPIMDLRALKDPGFSLGCYFSFMAGVGIFATIYLTPLFLSQVRGFSALEIGMAIFSTGIFQILSIPLYAWLANRVDLRILLAFGLMSFGVSMYFFVPITHDWGAKELLFPQAFRGMAQQFAVAPTVTLTLGSLPPARLKLASGLFNLMRNLGGAIGIALCGTVLNDRTNLHFSRLADHLNSASLTLGDYLQSRTLALIGSGLSSDAAHTAALQSLAQLTLREARTQAFSDAFWLIMVGFCIAALLVPFMKKPAA; this is translated from the coding sequence ATGAGCAGCGTCGCCGCACCGCTGGTGGCGCCGGCGCAAATGCCGGTGAGCAAGAAAATAGTGGCTTTCGCCACGCTGTGCATCGGCATGTTTATCGCGCTGCTGGATATCCAGATCGTGTCGGCGTCGCTACGTGATATCGGTGGCGGTTTGTCGGCCGGCGATGATGAAACCGTGTGGGTGCAGACCAGTTATCTGATCGCGGAGATCATCATCATTCCGCTCTCCGGCTGGCTGGCGAGCGTGATGTCAACGCGCTGGCTGTTTGCCACTTCGGCCTGCGGATTCACCATCATGAGTCTGCTGTGCGGTTGGGCATGGAACATTCAAAGCATGATTGCCTTCCGCGCGCTGCAGGGATTAGCCGGCGGTTCGATGATTCCGCTGGTGTTCACTTCCGCGTTTGCCTTTTTTCAGGGCAAGCAGCGGGTGATTGCGGCGGCCACGGTGGGCGCGCTGGCCTCCCTGGCGCCGACGCTAGGGCCGACGGTGGGCGGCTGGATTACCGACAACTACAGCTGGCACTGGCTGTTTTTCATCAACATCATTCCCGGCATTTACATTACTGTTGCCGTGCCGCTGCTGGTGAAAATCGACGCGCCGAATCGTGAACTGCTGCGTGGCGCCGATTACTTCAGCATTGTGCTGCTAGCGGCGTCGCTCGGCTGTCTGGAATACACGCTGGAAGAGGGGCCGCGCTGGGGCTGGTTTGACGATAGCACCATCGCGACCACTGGTTGGATCGCACTGGTATGCGGCGTGTTTTTTATTGTTCGTACGCTGCATCACGCCAGACCCATCATGGATTTACGCGCGCTGAAAGATCCTGGTTTTAGCCTCGGCTGTTACTTCTCATTTATGGCCGGTGTCGGCATCTTCGCCACCATTTATCTCACGCCGCTGTTTCTCAGCCAGGTGCGAGGGTTCAGCGCGCTGGAGATCGGGATGGCGATCTTCTCTACCGGTATTTTTCAGATCCTGTCGATCCCACTGTATGCCTGGCTGGCGAATCGCGTCGATCTGCGCATTCTACTGGCGTTTGGCCTGATGAGTTTTGGCGTGTCGATGTACTTTTTTGTGCCGATCACCCACGACTGGGGCGCCAAAGAGCTGCTGTTTCCGCAGGCGTTTCGCGGCATGGCGCAGCAGTTTGCCGTGGCGCCTACGGTAACGCTGACTTTGGGTAGCCTGCCCCCGGCGCGACTAAAATTAGCTTCAGGGCTGTTTAATCTGATGCGCAACCTCGGTGGCGCTATCGGTATCGCGCTGTGTGGCACGGTGCTCAACGATCGTACCAATCTGCACTTCAGCCGTCTGGCTGACCATCTCAACTCTGCCAGCCTGACGTTGGGTGACTATCTGCAATCACGCACGCTGGCGCTCATCGGCAGCGGCCTGAGTTCGGATGCGGCGCACACTGCGGCGCTGCAATCGCTGGCGCAGTTGACGCTCCGCGAGGCGCGCACGCAGGCATTTTCAGACGCATTCTGGCTGATTATGGTCGGATTTTGTATCGCCGCGCTGCTGGTTCCTTTTATGAAAAAGCCTGCGGCTTAA
- a CDS encoding transporter substrate-binding domain-containing protein, with amino-acid sequence MVIRILSMIVLWSLCLSAWSAAPLTFTPRYGLVSPEVSLSPSSQRWLSRHPVLRVGVWNNAIPPYMVEFEKGTYEGLSADYLAIIAKTMNLPVKITLYDTRQQMVDALRAGEIDLTPYYTQAANQDTHLELSIPYSLAQSVLISRRQAKFDRELKDANYRLMFFGDTALKNLLHQRYPKAYLVPASPHLWAYTETALSNNTVFWSNTATQRYLSQRGLQNIIESHDTPYTNDVDARFATRADNHPLITAINEILANIPLRNAVQIAEAWGLDYRSVVKNHPLDLSDEEAKWLEQHRDITVFYDPSHLPFTFVDAKQRVVGLSVELLNLISQRTGIHFQYQATHGLNRMRDALVKQPHSLLAVSDAASQQNKHIRYSRSYIYSPWVVVTRKESKWHSLDEMAGKRVGLYERVYYRNDLRRSWPEVDFVENAVSIDFLGQLQDKQVDGFIVPYESAQFLLNNHFNDRFKVAFVAPLPMFRMAMAANVADKHLISILNKALSDIPQPTIQSLMERWIKYTPPATSTSWQSYRSYMLRFGIGAGLFLLFFLWRNHLLKSSLAKQRKHEEEMGQQLHYIETLLEDVHKAKRAALRSSEAKSTFLSHMSHEIRTPLAALIGLLEIEHLGQSDQQQRQKNIDLAWQSSRSLLSLVGDILDLAKIESGHFSIRPMTMSLSDVIHDTEALFHQVALNKGIALNVILEIDQDCVMFDPVALKQILSNLVSNAIKFTTSGAVEVVLYQADTSKPDYVLEVCDSGSGLTPEQQQAIFDPFIQVDQGTNRVSGTGLGLNICRRLAAMLEAELHVESEPGVGSVFMLRFSAQPSTLFEAEVEPEQVDDIAHVSLRMLIVDDNATNQLLLAQQLRYAGHHVLVADGGEAALTLWREHEIDRVITDCNMPGMDGFEFTRQLRIEEKRLNRRIVPIYGLTAMAEERVAQLAIQAGMNGCLFKPLESTQLLKVVTGAAPTHSRPDTLLTLENLAANDPQAWHDLVTTAQQQNARDLAQLKLATEEANFASARHAAHQLLGSAKLLHAEALQHSSLAAEQAAEEEDHALLQQQLPAVIAAVAQLEELFLHTLEKNHIDEVKP; translated from the coding sequence GTGGTAATACGTATTCTAAGCATGATCGTTCTGTGGAGCCTCTGTCTCTCAGCCTGGAGCGCTGCCCCATTAACTTTCACGCCACGTTACGGACTCGTCTCTCCTGAAGTGTCGCTGAGCCCATCGAGCCAACGCTGGCTGTCGCGTCATCCCGTGCTGCGCGTTGGCGTATGGAACAATGCCATTCCGCCCTATATGGTTGAATTTGAAAAAGGAACTTACGAAGGCTTATCGGCTGACTACCTGGCCATCATCGCTAAAACCATGAACCTGCCGGTGAAGATCACGTTATATGACACCCGTCAGCAAATGGTGGATGCGCTGCGAGCCGGCGAGATTGATCTCACTCCCTATTACACCCAGGCAGCCAACCAGGACACACACCTCGAACTGAGCATCCCCTATTCGCTGGCACAGAGCGTGTTAATTAGTCGTCGTCAGGCAAAATTTGATCGGGAATTGAAAGACGCTAATTACCGACTCATGTTTTTCGGCGATACCGCACTCAAAAACTTATTACATCAGCGTTATCCAAAGGCCTATTTAGTGCCCGCTTCACCGCATTTATGGGCGTACACCGAAACAGCATTGAGCAACAACACGGTGTTTTGGAGCAATACCGCCACGCAGCGTTACTTATCGCAACGCGGCCTGCAAAATATTATTGAGTCACACGACACGCCCTACACCAATGACGTTGATGCCCGTTTTGCCACCCGCGCTGACAATCATCCGCTTATCACCGCCATTAATGAGATTCTCGCCAATATCCCACTGCGTAACGCCGTGCAAATCGCCGAGGCCTGGGGCCTGGATTATCGCTCGGTAGTGAAAAATCATCCCCTCGATCTCAGTGATGAAGAGGCTAAATGGCTGGAGCAGCATCGCGATATCACCGTATTTTACGATCCCTCGCACCTCCCTTTTACTTTTGTCGATGCCAAACAGCGCGTGGTGGGATTGAGCGTAGAGCTGCTCAATCTCATCTCTCAACGCACGGGAATTCATTTTCAATACCAGGCGACGCATGGCTTAAACAGGATGCGTGATGCGCTGGTCAAGCAGCCTCATTCGCTATTGGCGGTGAGCGACGCGGCTTCGCAACAAAATAAACATATCCGCTATTCGCGCTCATATATCTATTCACCCTGGGTGGTCGTCACGCGAAAAGAGAGTAAATGGCACAGCCTGGATGAGATGGCAGGCAAACGCGTGGGTCTGTATGAACGCGTTTATTATCGTAACGACCTTCGTCGTAGCTGGCCGGAGGTAGATTTTGTTGAAAATGCCGTCTCGATTGATTTTCTCGGGCAGCTGCAGGATAAGCAGGTAGACGGTTTTATCGTGCCTTATGAATCGGCACAGTTTTTACTCAATAATCACTTCAATGACCGTTTCAAAGTGGCGTTTGTCGCCCCATTACCGATGTTTCGCATGGCAATGGCCGCCAATGTTGCGGATAAACATCTCATTTCAATCCTGAATAAAGCGCTGTCAGATATTCCGCAGCCCACCATCCAATCGCTGATGGAACGCTGGATTAAGTACACGCCGCCCGCCACCAGCACCTCATGGCAGAGCTATCGCAGTTATATGCTGCGTTTCGGCATAGGCGCTGGCCTGTTTTTGCTGTTCTTCCTGTGGCGTAACCATCTGTTGAAATCCTCACTCGCGAAGCAACGCAAGCATGAAGAGGAGATGGGCCAGCAGCTGCACTACATCGAGACACTGCTGGAGGATGTGCACAAAGCCAAGCGGGCAGCGTTACGTTCCAGCGAGGCGAAAAGTACCTTCCTCTCCCACATGAGCCACGAAATCCGCACGCCGCTGGCGGCGCTGATTGGCCTGCTGGAAATCGAGCATTTGGGGCAGAGCGATCAGCAGCAGCGGCAGAAGAATATCGATCTGGCGTGGCAATCCTCGCGTTCACTGCTTTCGCTGGTTGGCGACATCCTTGATCTGGCGAAAATCGAATCCGGCCATTTCAGTATTCGCCCGATGACGATGTCGCTCAGCGATGTGATTCACGACACCGAAGCGCTATTCCACCAGGTGGCACTCAATAAAGGCATAGCGCTGAATGTGATACTCGAAATTGACCAGGATTGTGTGATGTTTGATCCGGTCGCTTTAAAGCAAATCTTGTCGAATCTGGTGAGTAATGCCATCAAATTCACCACCAGCGGCGCAGTGGAAGTCGTACTGTATCAAGCGGATACCAGTAAACCCGACTATGTGCTGGAAGTGTGTGACAGCGGCTCGGGTTTAACGCCCGAACAACAGCAGGCTATTTTCGATCCCTTTATTCAGGTTGATCAAGGCACTAACCGCGTCAGCGGTACCGGACTTGGGCTCAATATTTGCCGCCGTCTGGCGGCGATGCTGGAAGCGGAGCTGCACGTAGAGAGTGAGCCTGGAGTAGGCAGCGTATTTATGCTGCGCTTCAGCGCTCAGCCCAGCACGCTGTTTGAAGCAGAGGTTGAGCCTGAGCAGGTAGATGACATTGCCCACGTATCACTGCGCATGCTGATTGTTGATGATAACGCCACCAACCAGCTGCTGTTGGCACAGCAGCTGCGTTACGCCGGGCATCACGTTTTAGTCGCGGATGGCGGTGAAGCGGCGCTGACATTATGGCGTGAGCATGAAATCGATCGCGTAATCACCGACTGCAACATGCCCGGCATGGACGGCTTCGAGTTTACCCGTCAGCTCCGTATAGAAGAGAAGCGCCTTAATCGCCGCATCGTCCCCATTTATGGCCTCACGGCCATGGCGGAAGAGCGCGTTGCCCAGCTCGCCATTCAGGCGGGGATGAATGGTTGCCTGTTTAAACCGCTGGAAAGCACGCAGCTGCTGAAAGTGGTGACGGGAGCAGCACCGACTCATTCACGCCCTGACACATTACTCACGCTGGAAAACCTTGCGGCCAACGATCCGCAAGCCTGGCACGATTTGGTGACCACCGCCCAGCAGCAGAACGCGCGCGATCTTGCGCAGCTAAAGCTGGCGACGGAAGAAGCGAATTTTGCCAGCGCACGCCACGCCGCACACCAATTGCTCGGCAGCGCCAAGCTACTGCATGCCGAAGCGTTACAACACAGCAGCCTCGCTGCCGAGCAAGCGGCTGAGGAAGAAGATCATGCGCTGCTGCAGCAGCAATTGCCAGCGGTTATCGCTGCCGTGGCGCAGCTGGAAGAACTGTTCCTACATACACTAGAAAAAAACCACATTGATGAGGTGAAACCATGA
- a CDS encoding MarR family winged helix-turn-helix transcriptional regulator has protein sequence MTPKSETQQLAEELRQLVSHFVRNVRVGTATVRTSQYETLDLLESHQSLSIAELARLRGVKHQSMRLVINELESQGLVLRQKSAQDARAQVIVLRDCARAHLVTAREQRTEWIAARINASLEQSDRDDLQKGLAALRKLL, from the coding sequence TTGACTCCGAAATCCGAAACTCAGCAGCTGGCGGAAGAGCTCCGTCAGCTTGTCAGCCACTTCGTGCGTAACGTGCGGGTTGGTACTGCGACCGTGCGCACCTCGCAGTATGAAACCTTAGACTTGCTCGAAAGCCATCAGTCGCTCTCCATCGCCGAGCTCGCGCGGCTGCGCGGCGTGAAGCATCAAAGTATGCGGTTGGTGATTAACGAGCTGGAGTCGCAAGGTTTGGTACTGCGGCAAAAAAGCGCGCAGGACGCGCGAGCGCAGGTGATTGTGTTGAGGGATTGCGCACGCGCACACCTGGTCACGGCACGCGAACAGCGCACGGAGTGGATTGCGGCGCGCATTAACGCCAGCCTTGAGCAATCCGATCGTGACGATCTGCAGAAAGGCCTGGCTGCATTGCGCAAGCTGCTTTAA
- a CDS encoding response regulator transcription factor translates to MKETAIWQVAVLDDHPLIGKAIQYRLAQEPELELVGTFAQRQQLMSFLQQNSVDVLVLDYMLGEEDLDGLQMVKQLRLRYPDLKILVSSSMEKPAIVQLLLKAGVHGFIGKSEEQEVLVTAIHQVCRNKRFLTSEMLLEMDKFQESDREMHDYLMPRELGDELKLLLRDLSPREIEVIRCYLDGLSITQIAVKYARSRKTISGQKQTALRKLGLRSDLELFKYKDHFSGVLHH, encoded by the coding sequence ATGAAAGAAACTGCGATTTGGCAGGTCGCCGTATTAGATGACCATCCGCTGATTGGCAAAGCGATTCAGTATCGCCTGGCACAGGAACCCGAGCTGGAGCTGGTGGGTACTTTTGCCCAGCGTCAGCAGCTGATGAGTTTCCTGCAGCAGAATTCGGTGGATGTGCTGGTACTCGATTACATGCTGGGCGAAGAGGATCTCGACGGCTTGCAGATGGTGAAACAGCTTCGCCTGCGCTATCCCGATTTGAAAATTCTGGTCTCCTCGTCGATGGAGAAACCGGCCATTGTCCAGCTGCTGTTAAAAGCGGGTGTACACGGTTTTATCGGTAAGAGCGAAGAGCAGGAAGTATTAGTGACTGCTATTCATCAGGTGTGCCGCAACAAGCGTTTTCTCACCTCAGAGATGTTGCTGGAGATGGATAAGTTCCAGGAAAGCGATCGGGAGATGCATGACTACTTAATGCCACGCGAACTGGGTGATGAGCTCAAACTGCTGCTGCGCGATCTCAGCCCACGCGAGATCGAAGTGATCCGCTGCTATCTTGATGGCTTGAGCATCACGCAGATCGCGGTGAAATATGCGCGCAGCCGCAAAACCATCAGCGGGCAAAAGCAGACTGCGCTGCGCAAACTGGGGCTGCGATCCGATCTGGAATTATTCAAATACAAGGATCACTTCAGCGGCGTGCTGCACCATTAA
- the uxuA gene encoding mannonate dehydratase, giving the protein MQLTMRWFGPKEDKVSLEYIRQVPGVRGVVGALYDVPVGETWPVEKINALVEQVHAAGLTVEVIESVNIHDDIKIGLPSRDRYIENYQQSIRNLANAGVKVICYNFMPVFDWMKTDMNYVLPDGSLTMAFEKKGIDKSLDEVVQEVLGNANGFALPGWEPERLAKVQDLFAQYKDVDDAKLRENLAYFLKAVIPVCEEVGVKMAIHPDDPPYSIFGLPRVVKNRDDLDWICNVVDSEANGITLCTGSIAEDPSNDVYAILAEFSRRRRIPFAHVRNIKIIQDKDFYECAHPTEYGSLDMYKVLQSMYDNGFDGYIRSDHGRFIWGETGRPGYGLYDRALGTTYLLGLWEALGKR; this is encoded by the coding sequence ATGCAGCTGACAATGCGTTGGTTTGGTCCGAAAGAAGATAAAGTTTCGCTGGAATATATTCGCCAGGTGCCGGGCGTACGTGGCGTGGTTGGCGCGCTCTATGACGTGCCGGTGGGTGAAACCTGGCCTGTCGAAAAGATTAATGCGCTGGTTGAGCAGGTGCACGCCGCCGGTCTGACGGTGGAAGTGATCGAAAGCGTCAATATTCATGACGACATTAAAATCGGCCTGCCCAGCCGCGATCGCTACATTGAAAATTACCAGCAGAGCATCCGCAATCTGGCCAACGCGGGCGTTAAGGTGATCTGCTACAACTTCATGCCGGTGTTCGACTGGATGAAGACCGACATGAACTATGTTTTGCCCGACGGCTCGCTCACCATGGCTTTCGAGAAGAAAGGCATTGATAAGAGCCTTGATGAAGTGGTGCAGGAAGTGCTCGGCAATGCGAATGGTTTCGCCCTGCCCGGCTGGGAACCCGAACGTCTGGCAAAAGTGCAGGATCTGTTTGCCCAATACAAAGATGTGGATGACGCAAAGCTGCGTGAAAACCTCGCCTACTTCCTCAAGGCGGTGATCCCGGTGTGTGAAGAGGTGGGCGTGAAGATGGCGATCCATCCGGACGATCCGCCGTATTCGATCTTTGGCCTGCCGCGCGTGGTGAAAAATCGCGACGATCTTGACTGGATCTGTAACGTGGTGGATTCCGAAGCTAACGGCATCACGCTTTGTACCGGATCGATTGCGGAAGATCCCAGCAATGACGTGTACGCCATTCTGGCCGAGTTCTCCCGCCGCAGGCGCATTCCCTTTGCCCACGTGCGTAACATCAAAATTATTCAGGACAAAGATTTCTACGAGTGCGCGCACCCAACGGAGTACGGCTCGCTGGATATGTATAAAGTGCTGCAATCGATGTACGACAACGGCTTCGATGGCTACATCCGCTCGGATCATGGTCGCTTTATCTGGGGCGAAACCGGTCGTCCGGGCTATGGTTTGTACGATCGCGCGCTGGGTACTACCTACCTGCTGGGGCTGTGGGAAGCGCTGGGTAAGCGTTGA
- a CDS encoding HlyD family secretion protein, with translation MMLTRKKSALLLALAAAGIALAGYGYYWWHTARFMPSTDDAYVGADISAISAKVSGYIHTIAVQDNAQVKQGDLLVQLDNRDYLAAVEQASGEVAAQQAALSDIAATRQLQLATIAGAHASLLAAQAVTQKTTSDQRRYTLLASSAAVSQQIRDHAQADYHQAIAEESKTRADKTVAERQLQVLDARELQAKAALTKAQAGLAMAKLNLEYTEIRAPFAGVVGNRRAWSGSFVSSGTQLLSLVPSHGLWIDANFKESQLANMQPGQAAHIVADVLPGRTFSGHVASLSPATGSRFSILPAENATGNFTKIVQRVPVRIMLEGDDAALGLLRPGLSVTVTVDERSAR, from the coding sequence ATGATGCTGACGCGCAAAAAATCTGCGCTGTTGCTGGCGCTGGCGGCGGCAGGTATCGCGCTGGCCGGTTACGGTTATTACTGGTGGCACACCGCGCGCTTTATGCCTTCAACTGATGATGCCTACGTCGGCGCGGATATCAGCGCCATCTCGGCTAAAGTCTCCGGCTATATTCACACCATTGCGGTGCAGGATAACGCGCAGGTAAAGCAGGGCGATCTGCTGGTTCAGCTGGATAACCGTGATTATCTCGCGGCGGTGGAGCAGGCCTCGGGTGAAGTGGCCGCGCAGCAAGCGGCGCTGAGTGATATCGCCGCCACTCGCCAGCTGCAGCTCGCCACCATTGCCGGTGCGCACGCCTCGCTGCTGGCGGCGCAGGCGGTGACGCAAAAAACCACCTCCGATCAGCGGCGCTACACCCTGCTGGCCAGCAGTGCGGCGGTGTCGCAGCAGATCCGCGATCATGCGCAGGCCGATTACCATCAGGCGATTGCCGAAGAGAGCAAAACCCGCGCCGATAAAACGGTAGCGGAGCGACAGCTTCAGGTGTTAGACGCGCGTGAACTGCAGGCGAAAGCGGCATTGACCAAAGCACAGGCCGGGCTGGCGATGGCGAAGCTCAATCTTGAGTACACCGAAATTCGTGCGCCTTTTGCGGGTGTGGTGGGCAACCGTCGCGCGTGGTCCGGTTCGTTCGTCAGCAGCGGCACGCAGCTGCTGTCGCTGGTGCCGTCGCACGGCTTATGGATCGACGCTAATTTCAAAGAGAGCCAGCTGGCGAACATGCAGCCGGGACAGGCGGCGCACATCGTTGCCGATGTGTTACCAGGCCGGACCTTTAGCGGCCACGTTGCCAGCTTATCCCCGGCAACCGGTTCACGCTTCAGTATCCTGCCCGCAGAAAATGCTACCGGCAACTTCACCAAAATTGTCCAGCGCGTGCCGGTGCGCATCATGCTGGAGGGCGATGATGCGGCGCTCGGCCTGCTGCGTCCCGGCTTGTCGGTGACGGTCACGGTGGATGAGAGAAGCGCGCGATGA
- the fabF gene encoding beta-ketoacyl-ACP synthase II — MKRIVITGMGLVSPLGCGTEAVWQSLLAGKSGISALPPEMVQDIACKVAGQVPTPEQDAQHGFNPDGIIAAKDRKKMDRFIEFALVAAHEALAQANWSPQDVAQQQRTATVIATGIGGFNEIANAVETTAARGPRRLSPFTIPSFLANLAAGHVSIAHGFRGPIGAPVTACAAGAQAIGDAARLIRSGEADIALCGGTEAAIHRVSLAGFAAAKAMSGGFNDRPQQASRPFDRDRDGFVMGEGAGLLVIESLEHAQARGATPLAELVGYGTSADAYHLTAGPENGEGARRAMETALAQAGIAAAEVQHINAHATSTPVGDKGELAAIRSLFAGSKVAITSTKSATGHLLGAAGGVEAIFSILALRDQIAPPTLNLQNPDEAAAGLNLVALTAQPTAMTYALSNGFGFGGVNASLLFKAWR, encoded by the coding sequence ATGAAACGTATTGTTATTACTGGCATGGGGCTGGTCTCGCCACTGGGTTGCGGCACGGAGGCGGTGTGGCAGTCGCTGCTGGCGGGAAAATCCGGCATCAGCGCGCTGCCGCCGGAGATGGTGCAGGATATCGCCTGTAAAGTAGCGGGCCAGGTGCCGACGCCAGAGCAGGATGCGCAGCACGGTTTTAACCCCGACGGCATTATCGCCGCCAAAGATCGCAAGAAGATGGATCGCTTTATCGAGTTCGCGCTGGTGGCTGCCCATGAAGCGCTGGCGCAGGCCAACTGGTCGCCGCAGGATGTGGCACAGCAGCAGCGTACTGCCACGGTGATCGCCACCGGCATCGGCGGCTTTAACGAAATCGCCAACGCGGTAGAAACCACCGCAGCGCGTGGACCTCGCCGTCTGTCGCCGTTCACCATTCCTTCGTTTCTCGCCAACCTGGCGGCGGGACACGTCTCGATTGCGCACGGTTTTCGCGGACCGATTGGTGCCCCGGTGACCGCCTGTGCGGCGGGGGCGCAGGCGATTGGCGATGCGGCGCGACTGATTCGCAGCGGCGAGGCGGATATTGCGCTGTGTGGCGGTACCGAAGCGGCGATTCATCGCGTCAGCCTGGCCGGTTTTGCCGCCGCAAAGGCGATGTCGGGCGGCTTTAACGATCGTCCGCAGCAGGCTTCGCGTCCGTTCGATCGCGACCGCGATGGCTTTGTGATGGGCGAGGGCGCCGGGTTACTGGTGATTGAATCGCTGGAGCATGCGCAGGCGCGCGGCGCTACGCCGCTGGCCGAGCTGGTGGGCTACGGCACCAGCGCCGATGCTTATCATCTCACCGCCGGCCCGGAAAATGGTGAAGGCGCGCGCCGGGCGATGGAAACTGCGCTGGCGCAGGCGGGCATTGCGGCTGCGGAGGTACAGCACATTAATGCGCATGCCACCTCGACGCCGGTGGGCGATAAAGGCGAGCTGGCGGCAATCCGTTCGCTCTTCGCGGGAAGCAAAGTGGCGATCACCTCAACCAAATCCGCTACCGGACATCTGCTGGGAGCGGCGGGTGGCGTGGAGGCGATCTTCTCCATTCTGGCGCTACGCGACCAGATTGCGCCGCCCACGCTGAACCTGCAAAATCCGGATGAGGCGGCGGCCGGGCTCAATCTGGTGGCGCTCACCGCGCAGCCAACGGCGATGACCTATGCGCTATCGAATGGGTTTGGCTTCGGTGGGGTTAATGCCAGTTTGTTGTTTAAAGCCTGGCGATAG